From a single Theropithecus gelada isolate Dixy chromosome 10, Tgel_1.0, whole genome shotgun sequence genomic region:
- the TPST2 gene encoding protein-tyrosine sulfotransferase 2 isoform X2: MRLSVRRVLLAAGCALVLVLAVQLGQQVLECRAVLAGLRSPRGAMRPEQEELVMVGTNHVEYRYGKAMPLIFVGGVPRSGTTLMRAMLDAHPEVRCGEETRIIPRVLAMRQAWSKSGREKLRLDEAGVTDEVLDAAMQAFILEVIAKHGEPARVLCNKDPFTLKSSVYLSRLFPNSKFLLMVRDGRASVHSMITRKVTIAGFDLSSYRDCLTKWNKAIEVMYAQCMEVGKDKCLPVYYEQLVLHPRRSLKLILDFLGIAWSDAVLHHEDLIGKPGGVSLSKIERSTDQVIKPVNLEALSKWTGHIPGDVVRDMAQIAPMLAQLGYDPYANPPNYGNPDPIVVNNTQRVLKGDYKTPANLKGYFQVNQNSTSSHLGSS; encoded by the exons ATGCGCCTGTCGGTGCGGAGGGTGCTGCTGGCAGCTGGCTGTGCCCTGGTCCTGGTGCTGGCGGTTCAGCTGGGGCAGCAGGTGCTAGAGTGCCGGGCGGTGCTGGCGGGCCTGCGGAGCCCCCGGGGGGCCATGCGGCCggagcaggaggagctggtgATGGTGGGCACCAACCACGTGGAATACCGCTACGGCAAGGCCATGCCGCTCATCTTCGTGGGCGGCGTGCCGCGCAGTGGCACCACGTTGATGCGCGCCATGCTGGACGCCCACCCCGAGGTGCGCTGCGGCGAGGAGACCCGCATCATCCCGCGCGTGCTGGCCATGCGCCAGGCCTGGTCCAAGTCTGGCCGTGAGAAGCTGCGGCTGGACGAGGCGGGGGTGACGGATGAGGTGCTGGACGCCGCCATGCAGGCCTTCATCCTGGAGGTGATTGCCAAGCATGGAGAGCCGGCCCGCGTGCTCTGCAACAAGGACCCATTTACCCTCAAGTCCTCGGTCTACTTGTCGCGCCTGTTCCCCAACTCCAAATTCCTGCTGATGGTGCGGGATGGCCGAGCCTCCGTGCACTCCATGATCACGCGCAAAGTCACCATCGCGGGCTTCGACCTCAGCAGCTACCGCGACTGCCTCACCAAGTGGAACAAGGCCATCGAGGTGATGTACGCCCAGTGCATGGAGGTGGGCAAGGACAAGTGCCTGCCTGTGTACTACGAGCAGCTGGTGCTGCACCCCAGGCGCTCACTCAAGCTCATCCTCGACTTCCTTGGCATCGCCTGGAGCGACGCTGTCCTCCACCATGAAGACCTCATTGGCAAGCCGGGTGGTGTCTCCCTGTCCAA gATCGAGCGGTCCACGGACCAGGTCATCAAGCCTGTTAACCTGGAAGCACTCTCCAAGTGGACTGGCCACATCCCTGGGGACGTGGTGCGGGACATGGCCCAGATCGCCCCCATGCTGGCTCAGCTCGGCTATGACCCTTATGCAAACCCCCCCAACTACGGCAACCCTGACCCCATCGTCGTCAATAACACACAGCGG gtCTTGAAAGGGGACTATAAAACACCAGCCAATCTGAAAGGATATTTTCAG
- the TPST2 gene encoding protein-tyrosine sulfotransferase 2 isoform X1, with product MAEPEHVGTGPCSRATLALPADSLGTQAQELEPRDENAHRRCEPGGLPANLSLKPQKRVLRPGLPRLRPSMRLSVRRVLLAAGCALVLVLAVQLGQQVLECRAVLAGLRSPRGAMRPEQEELVMVGTNHVEYRYGKAMPLIFVGGVPRSGTTLMRAMLDAHPEVRCGEETRIIPRVLAMRQAWSKSGREKLRLDEAGVTDEVLDAAMQAFILEVIAKHGEPARVLCNKDPFTLKSSVYLSRLFPNSKFLLMVRDGRASVHSMITRKVTIAGFDLSSYRDCLTKWNKAIEVMYAQCMEVGKDKCLPVYYEQLVLHPRRSLKLILDFLGIAWSDAVLHHEDLIGKPGGVSLSKIERSTDQVIKPVNLEALSKWTGHIPGDVVRDMAQIAPMLAQLGYDPYANPPNYGNPDPIVVNNTQRVLKGDYKTPANLKGYFQVNQNSTSSHLGSS from the exons ATGGCTGAGCCTGAGCACGTGGGCACTGGGCCCTGCTCCAGGGCCACTCT GGCTCTGCCAGCAGACAGCCTTGGCACACAGGCACAAGAGCTGGAGCCCAGAGATGAGAATGCCCACAGGAG ATGTGAGCCTGGCGGGCTGCCAGCTAACCTGTCGCTGAAGCCCCAGAAGCGGGTCCTCAGGCCAGGCCTGCCCCGCCTCCGGCCCAGCATGCGCCTGTCGGTGCGGAGGGTGCTGCTGGCAGCTGGCTGTGCCCTGGTCCTGGTGCTGGCGGTTCAGCTGGGGCAGCAGGTGCTAGAGTGCCGGGCGGTGCTGGCGGGCCTGCGGAGCCCCCGGGGGGCCATGCGGCCggagcaggaggagctggtgATGGTGGGCACCAACCACGTGGAATACCGCTACGGCAAGGCCATGCCGCTCATCTTCGTGGGCGGCGTGCCGCGCAGTGGCACCACGTTGATGCGCGCCATGCTGGACGCCCACCCCGAGGTGCGCTGCGGCGAGGAGACCCGCATCATCCCGCGCGTGCTGGCCATGCGCCAGGCCTGGTCCAAGTCTGGCCGTGAGAAGCTGCGGCTGGACGAGGCGGGGGTGACGGATGAGGTGCTGGACGCCGCCATGCAGGCCTTCATCCTGGAGGTGATTGCCAAGCATGGAGAGCCGGCCCGCGTGCTCTGCAACAAGGACCCATTTACCCTCAAGTCCTCGGTCTACTTGTCGCGCCTGTTCCCCAACTCCAAATTCCTGCTGATGGTGCGGGATGGCCGAGCCTCCGTGCACTCCATGATCACGCGCAAAGTCACCATCGCGGGCTTCGACCTCAGCAGCTACCGCGACTGCCTCACCAAGTGGAACAAGGCCATCGAGGTGATGTACGCCCAGTGCATGGAGGTGGGCAAGGACAAGTGCCTGCCTGTGTACTACGAGCAGCTGGTGCTGCACCCCAGGCGCTCACTCAAGCTCATCCTCGACTTCCTTGGCATCGCCTGGAGCGACGCTGTCCTCCACCATGAAGACCTCATTGGCAAGCCGGGTGGTGTCTCCCTGTCCAA gATCGAGCGGTCCACGGACCAGGTCATCAAGCCTGTTAACCTGGAAGCACTCTCCAAGTGGACTGGCCACATCCCTGGGGACGTGGTGCGGGACATGGCCCAGATCGCCCCCATGCTGGCTCAGCTCGGCTATGACCCTTATGCAAACCCCCCCAACTACGGCAACCCTGACCCCATCGTCGTCAATAACACACAGCGG gtCTTGAAAGGGGACTATAAAACACCAGCCAATCTGAAAGGATATTTTCAG